In Odocoileus virginianus isolate 20LAN1187 ecotype Illinois chromosome 5, Ovbor_1.2, whole genome shotgun sequence, a single window of DNA contains:
- the MINDY1 gene encoding ubiquitin carboxyl-terminal hydrolase MINDY-1 isoform X1 yields MEHHQPEHPAPGEARTAEAVSPENHKVLSEPKEHPQAKDAEEADGADVEQEPVEQASLPAQGQDNFESPPPDASSSQPGPSQETQPEIETVGACSRLQELPQSPRARQPELDFYCVKWIPWKGEQTPVITQSTNGPCPLIAIMNILFLQWKVKLPPQKEVITSDELMAHLGDCLLSIKPQEKSEGLQLNFQQNVDDAMTVLPKLATGLDVNVRFTGVSDFEYTPECSVFDLLGIPLYHGWLVDPQSPEAVSAVGKLSYNQLVEKIITCKHSSDTNLVTEGLIAEQFLETTAAQLTYHGLCELTTAAKEGELSVFFRNNHFSTMTKHKGHLYLLVTDQGFLQEEQVVWESLHNVDGDSCFCDSDFHLSHSPGKGPGSEGGSGSPEKQRQVDQDYLIALSLQQQQPPPQGTSGLSDLELAQQLQQEEYQQHPAAQAAPARAPSPQGRGAASGRPAAERRQRPKQESDCVLL; encoded by the exons ATGGAACACCATCAACCTGAGCATCCAGCCCCTGGTGAGGCCAGGACTGCAGAAGCAGTCAGCCCTGAAAACCACAAGGTCTTGTCAGAACCCAAAGAGCACCCTCAGGCCAAGGATGCCGAAGAGGCGGACGGGGCAGATGTAGAACAGGAGCCGGTAGAGCAAGCTTCACTGCCAGCCCAAGGCCAGGATAACTTCGAGTCCCCTCCACCAGATGCTAGCTCAAGCCAACCAGGGCCGTCCCAGGAGACTCAACCTGAGATAGAGACAGTGGGGGCCTGCTCCAGGCTCCAGGAGCTTCCCCAGTCCCCCAGGGCCCGACAGCCTGAGCTAGACTTCTACTGTGTCAAGTGGATCCCCTGGAAAGGAGAACAAACACCTGTCATTACCCAGAGCACCAACGGCCCTTGCCCTCTCATCGCCATCATGAACATCCTTTTTCTTCAGTGGAAG GTAAAGCTGCCACCTCAGAAGGAAGTGATCACGTCAGACGAGCTCATGGCCCATCTTG GAGACTGCCTTCTGTCCATCAAACCTCAGGAAAAGTCAGAGGGACTTCAGCTTAATTTTCAGCAG AATGTGGACGATGCAATGACAGTGCTGCCTAAGCTGGCCACAGGTCTGGATGTCAATGTGCGGTTCACAGGAGTCTCTGATTTTGAGTATACACCTGAGTGCAGTGTCTTTGACCTACTCGGCATACCTCTGTACCATGGCTGGCTTGTTGATCCACAG AGTCCTGAGGCTGTGAGTGCAGTCGGGAAGCTGAGTTACAACCAGCTGGTAGAGAAGATCATCACCTGCAAGCACTCCAGTGACACCAACCTGGTGACAGAAG GCCTGATTGCAGAGCAGTTCCTGGAGACCACTGCCGCACAGCTGACCTACCACGGTCTCTGTGAACTAACAACAGCTGCCAAGGAGGGCGAACTGAGCGTCTTTTTCCGGAACAACCACTTCAGCACTATGACTAAGCATAAG GGTCACTTGTACCTTCTGGTCACTGACCAGGGCTTTCTGCAGGAGGAGCAAGTGGTGTGGGAGAGCCTGCACAATGTCGACGGAGACAGCTGTTTCTGTGACTCTGACTTTCACCTCAGTCACTCCCCGGGCAAGGGACCCGGATCGGAAGGTGGGAGTGGCTCCCCGGAAAAGCAGCGGCAGGTGGACCAG GACTACCTGATCGCTTTGtccctgcagcagcagcagcccccgcCCCAGGGCACGTCAGGTCTGAGCGACTTGGAACTGGCCCAGCAGCTTCAGCAAGAGGAGTACCAGCAGCACCCAGCGGCCCAGGCTGCCCCTGCCCGGGCCCCATCGCCGCAG GGGAGAGGAGCCGCGTCTGGACGCCCAGCTGCTGAGCGTCGGCAAAGGCCGAAGCAAGAGTCCGACTGTGTCCTCCTGTAG
- the MINDY1 gene encoding ubiquitin carboxyl-terminal hydrolase MINDY-1 isoform X2, whose translation MEHHQPEHPAPGEARTAEAVSPENHKVLSEPKEHPQAKDAEEADGADVEQEPVEQASLPAQGQDNFESPPPDASSSQPGPSQETQPEIETVGACSRLQELPQSPRARQPELDFYCVKWIPWKGEQTPVITQSTNGPCPLIAIMNILFLQWKVKLPPQKEVITSDELMAHLGDCLLSIKPQEKSEGLQLNFQQNVDDAMTVLPKLATGLDVNVRFTGVSDFEYTPECSVFDLLGIPLYHGWLVDPQSPEAVSAVGKLSYNQLVEKIITCKHSSDTNLVTEGLIAEQFLETTAAQLTYHGLCELTTAAKEGELSVFFRNNHFSTMTKHKGHLYLLVTDQGFLQEEQVVWESLHNVDGDSCFCDSDFHLSHSPGKGPGSEGGSGSPEKQRQVDQQQQPPPQGTSGLSDLELAQQLQQEEYQQHPAAQAAPARAPSPQGRGAASGRPAAERRQRPKQESDCVLL comes from the exons ATGGAACACCATCAACCTGAGCATCCAGCCCCTGGTGAGGCCAGGACTGCAGAAGCAGTCAGCCCTGAAAACCACAAGGTCTTGTCAGAACCCAAAGAGCACCCTCAGGCCAAGGATGCCGAAGAGGCGGACGGGGCAGATGTAGAACAGGAGCCGGTAGAGCAAGCTTCACTGCCAGCCCAAGGCCAGGATAACTTCGAGTCCCCTCCACCAGATGCTAGCTCAAGCCAACCAGGGCCGTCCCAGGAGACTCAACCTGAGATAGAGACAGTGGGGGCCTGCTCCAGGCTCCAGGAGCTTCCCCAGTCCCCCAGGGCCCGACAGCCTGAGCTAGACTTCTACTGTGTCAAGTGGATCCCCTGGAAAGGAGAACAAACACCTGTCATTACCCAGAGCACCAACGGCCCTTGCCCTCTCATCGCCATCATGAACATCCTTTTTCTTCAGTGGAAG GTAAAGCTGCCACCTCAGAAGGAAGTGATCACGTCAGACGAGCTCATGGCCCATCTTG GAGACTGCCTTCTGTCCATCAAACCTCAGGAAAAGTCAGAGGGACTTCAGCTTAATTTTCAGCAG AATGTGGACGATGCAATGACAGTGCTGCCTAAGCTGGCCACAGGTCTGGATGTCAATGTGCGGTTCACAGGAGTCTCTGATTTTGAGTATACACCTGAGTGCAGTGTCTTTGACCTACTCGGCATACCTCTGTACCATGGCTGGCTTGTTGATCCACAG AGTCCTGAGGCTGTGAGTGCAGTCGGGAAGCTGAGTTACAACCAGCTGGTAGAGAAGATCATCACCTGCAAGCACTCCAGTGACACCAACCTGGTGACAGAAG GCCTGATTGCAGAGCAGTTCCTGGAGACCACTGCCGCACAGCTGACCTACCACGGTCTCTGTGAACTAACAACAGCTGCCAAGGAGGGCGAACTGAGCGTCTTTTTCCGGAACAACCACTTCAGCACTATGACTAAGCATAAG GGTCACTTGTACCTTCTGGTCACTGACCAGGGCTTTCTGCAGGAGGAGCAAGTGGTGTGGGAGAGCCTGCACAATGTCGACGGAGACAGCTGTTTCTGTGACTCTGACTTTCACCTCAGTCACTCCCCGGGCAAGGGACCCGGATCGGAAGGTGGGAGTGGCTCCCCGGAAAAGCAGCGGCAGGTGGACCAG cagcagcagcccccgcCCCAGGGCACGTCAGGTCTGAGCGACTTGGAACTGGCCCAGCAGCTTCAGCAAGAGGAGTACCAGCAGCACCCAGCGGCCCAGGCTGCCCCTGCCCGGGCCCCATCGCCGCAG GGGAGAGGAGCCGCGTCTGGACGCCCAGCTGCTGAGCGTCGGCAAAGGCCGAAGCAAGAGTCCGACTGTGTCCTCCTGTAG
- the ANXA9 gene encoding annexin A9 isoform X1 — protein sequence MLGTHIPTRTHTHLSSETAAADLKIPAGDSEGERHTAQRWERTGRAASSTMSVTHGKMGLSLTQEILSHLGLANKTAAWGTLGTLRTFLSFSVDKDVQRLLKAIAGQGVDCIAILDVLTNRSREQRQLISRAFHERTQQDLLKSLQAALSGNLERIVVALLQPAAHLDARELRKALKGSGSAEDVALEILATRTPPQLRECLAVYKHNFQVDAAEDIKSETRGILRDLLLALAKGGREAYTGIIDYNLAAQDVQALKQAEGPSTERMWVLVFTQRNPEHLVRVLNQYQWDTGHELEKTVRARFHGAACVALLSLALVIRNTPLYFADKLHQALQETEPNYQALTRILISRSETDLLSIRAEFRKKYGKSLYSSLQDAVKGGCRSALLALCRAEDL from the exons ATGCTGG gtaccCATATACCCACAAGAACACACACTCACCTCAGCTCAGagactgcagctgctgacctaAAGATTCCAGCGGGAGACTCCGAGGGTGAAAGGCACACAGCACAGCGGTGGGAGCGGACGGGCAG GGCAGCCAGTAGCACCATGTCTGTGACCCACGGGAAGATGGGACTCTCCTTGACTCAGGAGATCCTCAGTCACCTGGGCCTTGCCAACAAG ACTGCAGCTTGGGGCACCCTGGGCACCCTCAGAACCTTCTTGAGCTTCAGTGTGGACAAGGATGTACAGAGGCTGCTGAAGGCCATAGCAGGCCAAG GTGTGGACTGTATTGCCATTCTGGACGTGCTGACCAACCGGAGCCGAGAGCAAAGGCAGCTCATCTCTCGAGCCTTCCACGAACGCACCCAGCAG GACCTACTGAAGTCCTTGCAGGCAGCACTCTCTGGCAACCTGGAGAGGATCGTGGTTGCTCTGCTGCAGCCTGCAGCCCATCTCGATGCCCGGGAATTGAGGAAAGCCCTGAAg GGCTCAGGTTCTGCTGAAGATGTGGCCTTGGAAATTCTTGCCACCCGAACCCCACCCCAGCTGCGGGAGTGCCTGGCAGTCTACAAACACA ATTTCCAAGTGGATGCTGCGGAGGACATCAAGTCTGAGACCAGAGGCATCTTGCGGGACTTGCTCCTGGCCCTGGCCAAG GGGGGCCGCGAGGCCTATACTGGAATCATTGACTATAACCTGGCTGCACAGGACGTCCAG GCATTAAAGCAGGCTGAAGGACCCAGCACAGAGAGGATGTGGGTCCTTGTCTTCACCCAGCGCAATCCCGAACATCTCGTCCGAG TGTTGAACCAGTACCAGTGGGACACGGGGCatgagttggagaagactgtccGGGCCCGTTTCCACGGAGCCGCCTGCGTGGCTCTGCTCAGCCTAG CCTTGGTGATTCGGAACACACCCCTGTACTTTGCTGATAAACTTCATCAAGCCCTCCAG GAGACTGAGCCCAATTACCAAGCACTGACGCGCATCCTTATTTCTCGAAGTGAGACTGATCTTCTAAGTATCCGAGCCGAGTTCAGAAAGAAATATGGGAAGTCCCTCTACTCCTCCCTCCAG GATGCAGTGAAAGGGGGCTGCCGGTCAGCCCTACTAGCCCTGTGCAGGGCAGAAGACCTTTGA
- the MINDY1 gene encoding ubiquitin carboxyl-terminal hydrolase MINDY-1 isoform X3, whose translation MEHHQPEHPAPGEARTAEAVSPENHKVLSEPKEHPQAKDAEEADGADVEQEPVEQASLPAQGQDNFESPPPDASSSQPGPSQETQPEIETVGACSRLQELPQSPRARQPELDFYCVKWIPWKGEQTPVITQSTNGPCPLIAIMNILFLQWKVKLPPQKEVITSDELMAHLGDCLLSIKPQEKSEGLQLNFQQNVDDAMTVLPKLATGLDVNVRFTGVSDFEYTPECSVFDLLGIPLYHGWLVDPQSPEAVSAVGKLSYNQLVEKIITCKHSSDTNLVTEGLIAEQFLETTAAQLTYHGLCELTTAAKEGELSVFFRNNHFSTMTKHKGHLYLLVTDQGFLQEEQVVWESLHNVDGDSCFCDSDFHLSHSPGKGPGSEGGSGSPEKQRQVDQDYLIALSLQQQQPPPQGTSGLSDLELAQQLQQEEYQQHPAAQAAPARAPSPQSFLKHLTSETLPRIA comes from the exons ATGGAACACCATCAACCTGAGCATCCAGCCCCTGGTGAGGCCAGGACTGCAGAAGCAGTCAGCCCTGAAAACCACAAGGTCTTGTCAGAACCCAAAGAGCACCCTCAGGCCAAGGATGCCGAAGAGGCGGACGGGGCAGATGTAGAACAGGAGCCGGTAGAGCAAGCTTCACTGCCAGCCCAAGGCCAGGATAACTTCGAGTCCCCTCCACCAGATGCTAGCTCAAGCCAACCAGGGCCGTCCCAGGAGACTCAACCTGAGATAGAGACAGTGGGGGCCTGCTCCAGGCTCCAGGAGCTTCCCCAGTCCCCCAGGGCCCGACAGCCTGAGCTAGACTTCTACTGTGTCAAGTGGATCCCCTGGAAAGGAGAACAAACACCTGTCATTACCCAGAGCACCAACGGCCCTTGCCCTCTCATCGCCATCATGAACATCCTTTTTCTTCAGTGGAAG GTAAAGCTGCCACCTCAGAAGGAAGTGATCACGTCAGACGAGCTCATGGCCCATCTTG GAGACTGCCTTCTGTCCATCAAACCTCAGGAAAAGTCAGAGGGACTTCAGCTTAATTTTCAGCAG AATGTGGACGATGCAATGACAGTGCTGCCTAAGCTGGCCACAGGTCTGGATGTCAATGTGCGGTTCACAGGAGTCTCTGATTTTGAGTATACACCTGAGTGCAGTGTCTTTGACCTACTCGGCATACCTCTGTACCATGGCTGGCTTGTTGATCCACAG AGTCCTGAGGCTGTGAGTGCAGTCGGGAAGCTGAGTTACAACCAGCTGGTAGAGAAGATCATCACCTGCAAGCACTCCAGTGACACCAACCTGGTGACAGAAG GCCTGATTGCAGAGCAGTTCCTGGAGACCACTGCCGCACAGCTGACCTACCACGGTCTCTGTGAACTAACAACAGCTGCCAAGGAGGGCGAACTGAGCGTCTTTTTCCGGAACAACCACTTCAGCACTATGACTAAGCATAAG GGTCACTTGTACCTTCTGGTCACTGACCAGGGCTTTCTGCAGGAGGAGCAAGTGGTGTGGGAGAGCCTGCACAATGTCGACGGAGACAGCTGTTTCTGTGACTCTGACTTTCACCTCAGTCACTCCCCGGGCAAGGGACCCGGATCGGAAGGTGGGAGTGGCTCCCCGGAAAAGCAGCGGCAGGTGGACCAG GACTACCTGATCGCTTTGtccctgcagcagcagcagcccccgcCCCAGGGCACGTCAGGTCTGAGCGACTTGGAACTGGCCCAGCAGCTTCAGCAAGAGGAGTACCAGCAGCACCCAGCGGCCCAGGCTGCCCCTGCCCGGGCCCCATCGCCGCAG AGTTTCCTCAAGCACCTGACTTCTGAGACCCTTCCCAGAATTGCCTGA
- the CERS2 gene encoding ceramide synthase 2, producing MLQILHDYFWWERLWLPVNLTWADLEDRDGRVYAKASDLYITLPLALLFLIIRYFFELYVATPLAALLNVKEKTRLRAPPNPTLEHFYMTCGKQPKQADVELLSRQSRLSGRQVERWFRRRRNQDRPSLLKKFREASWRFTFYLIAFIAGTAVIVDKPWFYDLRKVWEGYPIQSIIPSQYWYYMIELSFYWSLLFSIASDVKRKDFKEQIIHHVATIILISFSWCANYVRAGTLIMALHDSSDYLLESAKMFNYAGWKNTCNNIFIVFAIVFIITRLVILPFWILYCTLVYPLELYPAFFGYYFFNFMMGVLQLLHVFWAYLILRMAHKFITGKVVEDERSDREETESSEGEEAAAGGGAKNRPLANGHPILNNNHRKND from the exons ATGCTCCAGATCTTACATGACTACTTCTGGTGGGAACGGCTGTGGCTCCCTGTGAACTTAACCTGGGCCGATCTAGAAGACCGAGATGGACGTGTCTACGCCAAAGCCTCCGACCTCTATATCACACTACCCCTGGCCTTGCTCTTCCTCATCATTCGATACTTCTTTGAGCT ttaTGTGGCTACACCACTGGCTGCCCTCCTGAATGTCAAAGAGAAAACCCGGCTGCGGGCACCTCCCAACCCCACTTTGGAGCATTTCTACATGACCTGTGGCAAGCAGCCCAAACAG GCAGATGTAGAGCTTCTGTCACGGCAGAGCAGGCTCTCTGGCCGCCAGGTAGAGCGCTGGTTCCGCCGCCGTCGCAACCAGGACCGGCCCAGTCTCCTCAAGAAGTTCCGAGAGGCAAG CTGGAGATTCACATTTTACCTGATTGCTTTCATTGCCGGCACGGCTGTCATTGTAGAC AAACCCTGGTTCTATGACCTGAGGAAAGTTTGGGAGGGATATCCCATACAG agCATCATCCCTTCCCAGTACTGGTACTACATGATTGAACTGTCTTTCTACTGGTCCTTGCTCTTCAGCATTGCTTCTGATGTCAAGCGAAAG GATTTCAAGGAGCAGATCATCCATCACGTGGCCACCATCATCCTCATTAGTTTCTCCTGGTGTGCTAATTACGTCCGAGCAGGGACTCTTATCATGGCTCTGCATGACTCTTCTGACTACCTGCTAGAG TCAGCCAAGATGTTTAACTATGCGGGATGGAAAAACACCTGCAACAACATCTTCATCGTCTTCGCCATTGTCTTCATCATCACCCGACTGGTCATCCTGCCCTTCTG GATCCTGTACTGCACGCTGGTGTACCCACTGGAGCTCTATCCCGCCTTTTTTGGCTATTACTTCTTCAACTTCATGATGGGAGTGCTACAGCTGCTGCATGTCTTCTGGGCCTACCTCATTTTGCGCATGGCCCACAAGTTCATAACTGGAAAG GTAGTAGAAGATGAACGCAGTGATCGGGAAGAAACGGAGAGCTCAGAGGGGGAGGAGGCTGCAGCTGGGGGAGGAGCAAAGAACCGGCCCCTGGCCAATGGCCACCCCATCCTCAACAACAACCATCGTAAGAATGACTGA
- the ANXA9 gene encoding annexin A9 isoform X2 — MSVTHGKMGLSLTQEILSHLGLANKTAAWGTLGTLRTFLSFSVDKDVQRLLKAIAGQGVDCIAILDVLTNRSREQRQLISRAFHERTQQDLLKSLQAALSGNLERIVVALLQPAAHLDARELRKALKGSGSAEDVALEILATRTPPQLRECLAVYKHNFQVDAAEDIKSETRGILRDLLLALAKGGREAYTGIIDYNLAAQDVQALKQAEGPSTERMWVLVFTQRNPEHLVRVLNQYQWDTGHELEKTVRARFHGAACVALLSLALVIRNTPLYFADKLHQALQETEPNYQALTRILISRSETDLLSIRAEFRKKYGKSLYSSLQDAVKGGCRSALLALCRAEDL, encoded by the exons ATGTCTGTGACCCACGGGAAGATGGGACTCTCCTTGACTCAGGAGATCCTCAGTCACCTGGGCCTTGCCAACAAG ACTGCAGCTTGGGGCACCCTGGGCACCCTCAGAACCTTCTTGAGCTTCAGTGTGGACAAGGATGTACAGAGGCTGCTGAAGGCCATAGCAGGCCAAG GTGTGGACTGTATTGCCATTCTGGACGTGCTGACCAACCGGAGCCGAGAGCAAAGGCAGCTCATCTCTCGAGCCTTCCACGAACGCACCCAGCAG GACCTACTGAAGTCCTTGCAGGCAGCACTCTCTGGCAACCTGGAGAGGATCGTGGTTGCTCTGCTGCAGCCTGCAGCCCATCTCGATGCCCGGGAATTGAGGAAAGCCCTGAAg GGCTCAGGTTCTGCTGAAGATGTGGCCTTGGAAATTCTTGCCACCCGAACCCCACCCCAGCTGCGGGAGTGCCTGGCAGTCTACAAACACA ATTTCCAAGTGGATGCTGCGGAGGACATCAAGTCTGAGACCAGAGGCATCTTGCGGGACTTGCTCCTGGCCCTGGCCAAG GGGGGCCGCGAGGCCTATACTGGAATCATTGACTATAACCTGGCTGCACAGGACGTCCAG GCATTAAAGCAGGCTGAAGGACCCAGCACAGAGAGGATGTGGGTCCTTGTCTTCACCCAGCGCAATCCCGAACATCTCGTCCGAG TGTTGAACCAGTACCAGTGGGACACGGGGCatgagttggagaagactgtccGGGCCCGTTTCCACGGAGCCGCCTGCGTGGCTCTGCTCAGCCTAG CCTTGGTGATTCGGAACACACCCCTGTACTTTGCTGATAAACTTCATCAAGCCCTCCAG GAGACTGAGCCCAATTACCAAGCACTGACGCGCATCCTTATTTCTCGAAGTGAGACTGATCTTCTAAGTATCCGAGCCGAGTTCAGAAAGAAATATGGGAAGTCCCTCTACTCCTCCCTCCAG GATGCAGTGAAAGGGGGCTGCCGGTCAGCCCTACTAGCCCTGTGCAGGGCAGAAGACCTTTGA